ACTGTTCCGTTTACATCTTTATCTACAATTGCCCCACCCATCATTAGTGTATTAAATCCTGAGAACTGAATCTCCCTTGCATCACCAATATTTATAGGATTAACACTAAACATCGATAACTTTTTATCCCTATCAGAGTTATTTTTAACCTTAATAATTTGGACCATAGCATCAAAATCATCTGGAACAAAGCATGTGGTATTAACAGAGATATCATTATATTTTGTTGAGTATTTTACATAACCAAAACCGTATGTTGTTATTAACTCCTGCTCCCGATTTAAAGTTGGGTACCAAGTATTTGTAAAATAAGAACCCGTCTCCTCAAAAAAATATGTATATGGACCTAACATTCTAGTTTTATATGGGTCTTCATGAACAAATCCATTAACAATGTCCCCCTCTTGAGTTCCAATCCTGGCAAATGCTGTCCCATTATTTGTTAGTCCCCAACAAAGAGCATCGGTAGGTTTTTGTTCTCTTCTAGCAAGAAGCATTAGCCAAGGCTCCCTAGTTTTATTATTTATATCCTCTTTTATTACAACTTCATCATATTCATTAAATTCAAAGTCTCCATTTTTTCTAACAGTTTTCATTCTACTCCCCCGATTTATTTTATATCATTTATTTTCTTCACGTGAAAATAACTATAAAACATATTAAACATGAAATCTTTGTTCGTCAAGTTTTTATGTGAAAATAAAACTACAAACTATTTAAATAGTTAATGCTATTATTTAAATGATCTTCTTCCTCATACTCTAAAACAGCAATCTGTATATCTAGCCCTAGTTCCTCTATAAAGTCAAAAAGTTCATTATAAGGAATAATTCCAGAACCTAAAGAAGTCCAACTTGACCTATTTTGATCACTATCGGATGTATCAATTAAGTGTAGATAGAGGGGCAAGTTTAAAAACTTAATATAAGTTAATAGCTCCTTAGTTTTATACATAGGGTCAATTTTAGAAGAGATCCAAGAGATAAAGAGCCTTGGAATATCAAGTAGAGGATAGAGTTGTAACCTCTCCCTCTTAAATAGCAAAATAATCTCTTTATAGTGTTCTATACACTTTAAAATATCACATTTTAGTGGATAGAAGTTCTCTAATAGAGGTGTGATACCATGGTTATTCAAGGTCTTAACAATATCTAAAATATCTTTTATAGGCGCAGTATAGTCATGATGGAAAACTACAAGACTTTTTTGAGGTTTAATACTTTTTACAACGTGTAAAAGATCAGGATTCAAAGCTTTTCTATTTAAATAAGTAGGGGCATGGAGTAGGAAATTAAGTGAATTAGTATAACTATGGTTAATATTTTTCCCTAACTGATCATCAATAAAGAAGTTATCCCCTAAAAATATCTGAATGTAGTCTAAATCTAGTTTCTTTGTAATTTCAATGGAGTAGATAGGATCCCAATTATGTTTATAGGATAGAGATGTGGATAGGGAAATATTTTTAATCATAAATAAAAATATACCCTATCCACTATTATTTCAATATAAACATATTATTAAAGAAGAACAGCTTTAATTCTTCTAACACCTGCAGATGATGATTGTTCTTTTTTAATTTTGAAAACACCTAAATCTCCAGTGTTTTCAATATGTGGTCCACCACAAACTTCTAGGCTAAAATCACCCATTTTATATACCTTAACCTGCTCACCATACTTACTGGAGAATAGAGCCATTGCGCCTAGATCCTTAGCCTCTTCTACTGTCATAGTTTGCATTGTTATTGGTAACTTATCCTCTATAGCCTTGTTAACTAAGGCCTCAACCTCTTGAATCTCTTCCTTAGTCATTTTATCAGGATGGCTAAAATCGAACCTTAATCTCTCAGAAGTAATATTACTTCCCTTCTGATTTACATGGTCACCTAAAACAATTTTTAGAGCCTTATGCAGAAGATGTGTTGCAGTATGATATTTAGTAGACATTACAGAGTCATCTGCCATTCCACCTTTAAAGATCTTATCAGCACCCTGTTTTGATAACTCCTTATGTTTTTCAAAGGCCTTATCAAAACCATCTCTATCTACAGTCATCCCCTCTTCTTTTGCTAACTCTTCTGTTAACTCTAGGGGGAATCCATAGGTATCGAATAGGGTAAAAGCAACTCTACCAGGGATTATTAATTTTGGATTCTTTTTAAGATTAGGAAGTAGTTTAGAGAATTCCTGCTCACCCTTTTTAAGGGTTAGACCAAACTTATCCTCCTCTGCTTCTAATACAGAGAAGATAAACTCTCTCTTTTCATTTAACTCAGGGTATTGATCTTTATACATATCAATTACAATATCTGCAGGTTTAGAGATAAATTTTTCCTCTAAACCTAGTTTTTTACCATGACGAATAGCTCTTCTTAACAATCTTCTTAAAATATAACCTTGACCTACGTTAGATGGTTGTACACCCTTCTCATCACCAATAATAAAGGTTGATGTTCTTATATGATCACATATTATTCTTATGGACATATCAGTATCTTCTGATTCCCCATATTTAGCACCACTTAGTTCCTCTATCTTTTCAATTAGAGGTATAAATAGTTCTGTTTGATATACGGATTTTTTACCCTGTAGCATAGTTATAGTTCTCTCTACACCCATACCTGTATCAACACATGGCATTGCAAGAGGTTTAAATGAACCATCCTCCTGTTTATCATACTGCATAAATACATTATTCCATATTTCAAAATATTTACCACAACCGCAGCCAGGAATACACTCAGGAGAACACACTTCCTTACCTGTATCGATAAACATCTCTGTATCAGGTCCACATGGTCCTGTTTGACCAGCAGGACCCCACCAGTTATCCCCCTTTGGGAGTTTATATATACGACTATCAGGAAGGCCTAACTCCTTCCAATAACCAATAGAATCGTTGTCACATGGTGCATCATTGTCACCCTCAAAAACAGTTACAGATAACTTATTTATATCTATTCCTATAACGTCTTTTAGAAAATTAAAACTCATATTAATTGCTTCTTTTTTAAAGTAATCCCCTAAAGACCAGTTCCCTAACATCTCAAAAAAAGTTAGATGTGTAGCATCTCCTACATCATCAATATCACCTGTACGGATACACTTTTGAACATTAGTTAATCGTTTTCCTGCGGGATGAACCTCACCTAGAATATAGGGTACTAAGGGGTGCATTCCTGCAGTAGTAAAAAGTACTGTTGGATCATTTTCTGGTAACAATGATTTTCCAGAAATCTCTTTGTGATTATTTGATACAAAAAAGTCTATATATTTTTTTCTTAAGTCATCTGCTTTCATAAAGTGAATAATACAATAAAAGTTACTTTTTTATCAATAGATCCAATCATCTTCCCCTAGTATTCTAAGATCTCCATCGGCCTCTTTTTTATGAATTAATTCAATAAACTCTTTTGTCTTTTTATCAGCGTCAGATTTTTTTATTAAACCAATTAAATCCATCTCACTTTTTACAAGAGCTCTTCGTCCTTCTGACATAGCTGACCAAATTCTAGCTTGTATCTCAGTGGACTCTCCCTTTATTAGATAGACAAGATCCGTATCTGATAATTCACTGATTATTTTTTGAAAATCCAAGGTATCAATATTATAGATAATATCTATAGTGTATAATCTGTCCCTAATAACTTCCCCAAGAAATGGATCACTCTCTTCAATTTTACTTAATATACTATTTTCAGAATCCCTATCCATATGTTTTAAAATATCAGCTAATGTACCTCGACCATCAATATCTTGATACTCATTATTACCTAATAACTTGATTTTTTCTTTTAGACTCTCTCCTATTATAGAAATAACCTGGGGACTTACACGTTTTAACTTTGAGAGTCTTTTTACAACATCCCTTTGGGTATCAGGGGGAAGGGATTCAATTATAGGTGATGCAAGTTTAGGTGATAGATAACTTAGTACTATTGTTAAAACTGATGCACTCTCCTTTCTTAATACTAACATTCTCTGTCTAAAGTCCAAATCATTTAAAAATGAGAAGGGTTTATCTGCACTATCAGGTACTGCTGAATAGAGTATCTTGTTCCCCTTCTCCTGTCCAAAAGCACTTACAAGAATAGATCTAGCAGTCTCTATTCCACCTTGATTTCTATTAAATAGATCGCTATTTTTTCCAAACTCCTCTAATAGTTTAGAAGCTTCACTCTTACTTACCCTGTCAATCTTTGTAATTTCCATAGAGATCAATTCGATCTCCTCTGGAGGTAGGTGTTTAATAACCTTTGATGCCTCTTCTTTTCCTAGAACAAGAAGAAGTTTAGCCACTTTTTGATACTTATTATCTTTTATAGGTTTGACTACAGTTTTTATTAAACCATCTCTTTTAGGTTGATCAGGTGTATAGTTATTGTCATCTATTTCATCAACTTCAGGGTTGTTATCCTTTGTTGCACTTTGGTATGCCTTTATTCCTCGTTTAAATTGATTCATATAGACATATTACATACTAGTTCAATTTATTTACAATACTTATTGACTAAATTGTAAGATTTTAATATAAATATACTCGTAAATGCCGCTGTAGCTCAGTCGGTAGAGCAGGGGACTGAAAATCCCTGTGTCATGAGTTCAAGTCTCATTGGTGGCATAAGAGTTAAGACATTTAATGTTTTAACTCTTTTTTTATATACTTAATAATTGCCGGAGTGAGTCTTTTTACAGTATCTTCAACTATTAAGTTGTTATTTTCTCCAATTTTGTACTCTAAGTTGCTAATTAACCCCTCTATATCACTCCCATCCCTATTATTACTATTTATATTATCATAATTTGTTAAATCCATTAAAACATCTCCTGAGTTATAGGACTCTTCACTAACATAGTTTGAACACGCCTTTAATAGAGAGATAATCTCATCCTCGTTGTTTAAAACTTTTAGTTCCCCATTTTCATCCCTATAGATCTCAGCCTCCTGTTTTAAAAGCATAGTATCATTAGCTTCTAGAGAGTCAATAATCAATTGTAAAATCTGTACATCCTTAGCAAAAACGTAGCCCATATAAAAGATTATAAGTGTTAATATTAAAAGAAGTGTTGTTAATAAGGCTAACATTATGTAGTTTTCATACTGGGTAACCTTATTTTGACTTATGACAACACCATTATTTGGTAGTTTAATTCCGTCTTTTGTAGTAAAGAATCCTTCTCCTAAGTTGATCTCAATATAGTTATTTAATTCACTTTTAAGAAGGTTTATTACTTTAGTATGGTCGTTTAATATACTACCATCTGGATAGTAAATTACGGAGTCAATAGTATAAAACTGTATATCATTTCTTAGATCGACTAAATCCCCTACACTGTAGTTAACACCATAATATTGTGCCTCTAAAATTCTAGTTTCTCTCTCCACAAGGGATGTAACTACTTTGTTATCAATTACAATAATTCCAACTACATAGATCATAACAATAGATACACCTATTTTCATAATTCTGTCTTGAACCCACACTGAATCTGTTTTCATTCTCTTTAAAAAATTAAAAACCCTTAAAAATCGTAATATTCTAATTATTTTAAAGAATCGTCCAACCTTAATTATTTTAAATATTGATAAGAGAGGTGTGTTATCCAAAAAGAAAAAGATCCCTGGTAAACTAGCTAATAAATCTACCCACCCATAACCATTTAAAAAATATAGCTTAGGGTTAAAAGAGATCATTCGTATAGCAAAATCTATAACAAAAATTACAGATATCACTTTATTAGGTGTAAGAACAAAGCCTTTTAATGCCGTATATTCACAAAATAGCCCAATTATTGAAATTATTATTAAAAATGGATTAATTGCATCTAAAATTTTTATTACCTTTTTAAAGCTCTCTCTTGGTTCTACTAACATATATTTAAATCCCCACTTCTATTTACTATAATTATATTCAAATAAGTCTTTTGCTGTAATAATATCTAGTTTTACACCCTTAAACTTCTTATAGGTATTTAAAACCTCTATAGACTCATTTTTATATGCTGATATCTTTCTAGATGCAATATTAAAGGCGTTTGTAACTAACATTTTTCTTCTAGTATCACTACTGTATAACTTTTCTAATTTAAGTCTTTGATCTAGGGATATACTATTGAACTTATTAGATATTTCGTAAACTTGAGCAGCTAAAACAAGATTGTATGTGTGCACAAAGAGTATTGTTACATAATATATTGACCGTACTCGCCCTATTCTATCGTTAATAAAAGCTTCTACATTTGATATTATATTTAGATTTGACAATTGGGATTGATTAGCACCATTTAGTAAAATATAAAGCCCTGCATAACAGAATACGTCCTGGGGATCTTCCCCTCTCTGCTTACTTACAAAGGTTAAAAAGTCTATAAAAAAATTAATAAACTTACTGTTTTTATATCCTAAACAGATTGCTAAAACCTGGGGATTTAACTTCTTTTTATTAATCGAGTCATTTAAATACTTAATAATTTCACTCTCATCAATCTCTTTACCACCATTTATTTTTTTTACATTAGTTGGTATTAAATTAAAATTCTTAGTAGTTAACTTCAAAAGCTCTGTTGCATAATCCCTCTCTGAGTTGGTAGTTGTACTACTTTCTGATTTTGTTATCTGATTTATTTTTAGAAGATTATAATAGAGTAAAACATCATTATTACTTAAACCAATGGACTCTCTGTTTAAAACATCAATCAATCTCTTCTGTTCTAAATTATCAATATTTAAAAGATCAATTCCTTTTAAATTATTTCTAAAAATATCCTTATTTATTAATATTTTCTCTTCTGGTAAGTAAGTTGATAGTTGCTCTTCTGTGGTTATATCGTTATTAAAACCTCTACTTAATAATAGGGGATAATCAATAGAGCGATTATCTCCCTTATTAGAGTTTTTCCATATTTCTAAAAATATTTTATAAGTGGGTCCTGGGTCGTTTGATATGATACTACTTATACTTTTAAAAAGATTAGACGGTATCATTTTTTTGTTATTAATAGCATTGATTATATATGTTGCTAACTTTATTGTTTCTTCTCTCTTCATGGTTTTAATAATAGTATTAGTTCATTACTCATGCAATACTATTCTAAACTCACAAAATTTTCCTGCTGAAGACTTAATATTTAACTTTCCTCCAACACTTTCTACATGATTTTTAATAACACTCATACCAATACCCTGTCCAGCTAGATTATTAACACTTTTTTTTGTGGAAAAGCCTGGATGAAATATAAGTTTTACAGCCTCTGAACTTGTCATATTTTTCACTTTTTCAACTGGAAATCCTTTCTTTTCTATAGCAGCTTTTTTAATATTATTAATACTTAATCCTGCTCCATCATCCATATAACTAAAGACTATTTTATCTCCAACCTTATTTAATGATAATTTTATCTTGCCCACTGGATCCTTTGATCTTTTAACTCTCTCATCCCTATCCTCAATACCATGGGCAAGGGAGTTCCTAATAAACTGGTTAATAGAGTCCTTTAGAAGACGTCTATACTTTTCTGGGATCAAATCATTATCATACTCTGTAACATCTAGTTCGACCTCTTTCCCATGCTCAATTCCTAACCTATTTAGGGATTTTTTTAAAGACTCCTCAAAAATATATTTCTTATTTTTTACATCAGATCCTACCTTTTTTTGAAAAGAGACAATTTTATCAATTAAATCATTTATTTGATTAATATCATGTTTTAATTCTGCAAGATTTACTGTTAGTTTTAACAACTCCCTCCATGTTGGATTAGTATCCTTTAACTCCTTAATATACTCTTCAAAATCTTGTAATTTACTTGCTACCGTATTTAAACCTAAAAGTAGAGCATTACCCTTTATACTATGAACTAAAGAGAAGATATAATTAATAGTCTCTCCTGTATCATCAGACTCTACTTTTAAAAGCTCATTTATCTTATTAATCTCATCATTAGTATCCTTTAAAAACTCATCCATTAATTCAGGGTTTACATGAATAATCTGAAATAGACTCTCCATATTTTTAAGACTCTCACTCTCTTCTTTCTCAAGCTGCTCTTCAAGTAAAACCCTCTCTGTTACATCCTTAAATAGACCTAATATCTGTATTGCACCGTCTTTTAACTTAATTCTTTGAAAATCAAACTCTAACCAAACCTGGGATATATCACTACTATTAGCTGAAAAATTCATCAATATCTTATCTATAGGGTTTATAGAGCTTAAAAGTGTTGGGTTAACAGTTTTGTTAAAAAACAGCTCTAAATAATCCTTTGTTGCAACAAAATCCCTTTGTGGTAATTTATCTTTTATTAAGTCTAAAAATGATTGATTATCTTTAGGCTCTCCAAAAAGTTCATTAAAATATGTTGATCTCTCATCTGCAAGTTTAAGTTCACTATCTAATAAAAAGATCCCCTGTTTTACATTACTTAAGATCATTGTAGTCTGTCTTCTTTTCTCAACAAGGTCATTTGTTGTAACTTCTAACTGTTCAAAGGCTTTTATTCTAATTATTTCAAAAGCTACAGTAAAAAAAGATACTCCAACATAGCCTCCTAATGCCCTTGTAGCCATCTCTGGTATAAGTTCTAAACCTTTTAGACTTGGTATATGAAACATTATAAAATATGAACTAATACTAAAAAGAGATGTTAATATAGACCCGTGTATAATACCTAAGAAAAATATCGATACTAATGGAAATAACATCATCCAAAAGTATCCAGCTTTTTCTGCCCCATGGGAGTACAAAAGTAGGGAGAAAAATAGATAGGCTATATAACTTACAAATGTTGTACCTATACTAATTTTCTTAGTTATACCAACTACAACCATTGATACAGCTATAAGTAAAGCAGTGGAAGCTGTAATAACAGTTACTATTATTTCACCCTTAAAAACATCATATATAGCAAAAATAGAGAGAATGATTATACCAATTGATGATATACTATTTAAAACAGCGCTTCTTGATTTATCTCTTAAACCAGAATCTTCCTTTAAACCATTAAATATTAGTGAGAGCAAGATTTTTTTTAGCATTGGATAGCCACCTTAATTTATTTTATTATATTTTCTAAACCAACTGAAACATGGAATAAACCCATGGATGTTTCAAAAGGAATAGAGATAATAGGCATGTTATGATTTGTAGGCCATGCAATTTTATGATTATTCCCTTTAACTATAGAAGGAAGAGAAATTACTAATCGGAACTGCTCTAAACCTTTTTTTGCGTTACCAGCTATAATATTAACAACTTCTCCTGTTGAATCTACTACATCATCATCTAAATCCTCAATTGGGTATCCAACTAACTTTTCGGTTAACTTTATTATAAGATCCTTTGGGAAACTAAGTGTAATAACACCTTTTGTCTCTCCAGCTATTCCAATAACTGCAGATAGATCCCAACCTAGATCTTCATTTTTATCAAATAAAAAGGGAGTTTTTAAAATAGGTTCTTCCCCATAAAACTCCTTAAAAATATTTATTGTAGCTTCTATAAATGGTTCTATATATTTTGTGTCCATAATCTCCCCTATTTCACTGACTCAAGAACTTGGTCTATTTTTTCTAATAATTTATCATCTTTAATTGGTTTTATCATGTAATCGTTAACACCGGCTTTTACAGCTTCAATTACATTGTATTTAGCAGCTTCTGATGTAATCATTATAATTGGGAGTTTAGCGTGTTTAGGAAGGGATCTTAACTCCTTTACTAGATCCAAGCCGTTTAAGTGGGGCATATTCCAATCTACAAGGAGTATATCAATGTTCTCTTTTTCAATAATGTTAAACGCGTCAACACCGTTGTCCGCTTCAACAAACTCATGATTTGCTTTTTTATCACTTAATAATGAGTTTTTTACTATATTCCTCATTATCCTTGAGTCATCTACGACTAAAATTTTCATAATTATTAAATCCTATTTTTTAAATTATATTACCATTAATAAATAAAATCGGTCAAATAGTTAAATTTATTTGCTCCAATATGGTTAGAAGCCTTTTTTCTGAAACTTTTACTGGAATCTTAATATTACCTGCAAATACAGAGACTCTAAACTCTTCTAATAAAACAGTGTACTCTCTCATTAGTTCTAACTTTTCCATTGAAGCTGCAGGGGATAGATCTTCTAATATTTTTGCGTACTTTTGTTCATAATATAGAATAATATCCCTCTTCTCCCTATCTTTTATTAAATTTAGAGGTCCTTTATTAATCCTCTCATTAAGGGCCTTTAGATATCTTAATAGGCTGTTATAATTTTCTGCTTTTATTAAAAAATCATTAGGCATCAACCTTATAAGTTCGTTATTAATATCCTCGACAAAGGATTCTCCCCTATTACCTAATTTATCAATAACTCTTGATAGACTCTCTCTTACGTTTTTATACTCATACAATATTGGTATAACTCTACTAATATGCTCCTTTGAGAGTTCTAACAATCTTGGAGAGAGGGATTCTACAAATAACTCAAAATCTGATCTACTACGAATGTTTTTATCTACACAATCTTTTATTAATCTAAAAAATAGCTGTTTATAAAACTCTTTTTCTCCATCAAAATAGTTAGTGATCATAGACTGATCCTTAGTTAATAAAATATCCTCTTTGATAGCTTTTAACTGTTTATTCAATCTATTAATAATAAGCAGGGATGTTCCTTCTATATGCTCTTTCAAAGCCTCTTTTTCCCTATTAAAAAGTAATAAACTTACTGTATCACTATTTACCTTAAGACCAGGATAGTATTTTATGCCTTTTATAATAACACTTTTTTCTATAGGCTCTTTAAAGTCCCAAGTTGTGATATTAGTCCTTTCATACTCCTCTTTAGCTTGCTTTACTTTTTTAATATTATTTAACCTTTTGCTATAATCATCATATAAAATATCTCCATCCCGGGAGGATTTTATCTCTTTACCTTTTTCATCAATAATAGCTACTCTTATTTTTAAATATTCAGGGAGTTTATTATCATCCCACTCACCTACAGGTATATTAAATCTCCAGTTTCTATAGATGTAGTTGCTTAATTGTAAATGCAAATTAGAATCTGTAACTTCCATATTCTCTATAATATCATCTACAGTAGAGTTTATTGGAATTAATCTTTTTCTATAAACCTTAGGAAGTCCCTTTATTAGAGCAGTTATTCTATCTTTTAATAAACCAGGTATTGCAGTATCCAATTTCTCTTTTGGGACATCCATAGCAACACGAGCAGGAACTTTAATAGTTACACCATCTAACTCCTTCCCTGGATCAAAATTATAATCAATTTTAAATGTAGAGTCTCCTAGGGTATATGTATCAGGAAACTCATTTAGTCCACCGGGTATTGAAGTATATAGGTCTTCTTCCTTCATTCTTAAAAAATCATCCCCACTTTTTTTCCTAATTAGTGATGTTAATTCATTTAAGGATGATATATTTGTTATTTTTTGAGTATAAAATGTATCAATTGCACTTGAATCTACCAAAATATTTCGTAGTCTAAGTTTATCTTCCATTTTACTAATTTTTTCAATTAAGGAGAGATTAAAGTCTAAAAACTTATACTCCTTTCTCTGTTTTGGAGTAAGCTCTCCCTCAACTAAACAAGTCTGAATAAATATTTTTGTAGCCTCATTTTTATTATACAGACCATAGTCCACATCCCTATTGTATACAATTGGTAACCCAAAAAGAGTAACCCTTTCAAGGGCTCTAACCTGGCCTAATTCAGTACTGTAATATGGTGCTGAGTAACTTCTTTTACAAAGCTCTCCTCCTAATCTCTCTAACCACTCTACATCTATATTTCCAACTGTTCTTAAAAATAGTCTACTTGTTTTAACCTGTTCAAAGGAACAAACCCACTCTCCTCCATTATTAAAGAGTCCTGATCCTGGATAGATCATCCCCTCTCTATCCCTTGTTAATCTGTAAAAGTTTTTCTCTCTTTTAAGGGCTATAGTGCTTAAATACCCGGTTAAAATAGATCTATGAATTCTTCCATAATTGTTATTAAGCTCTTTTTTTGTCCAATCTTCCTGGGGGAGAGATGTAATTGTTATATTATTCTCTTTATTAAGTGTAATAATCTGATTATATATATCACGCCACTCCCTCAATCTTTTGTAGGAGATAAAGTTCGTTTTACACCAGTTTTTTATTTTACCGTTTGTTGATGCTCTTTTATTTAACTCTATCTGATACTCATTCCATATATTTAAAAGGGTTAAAAAGTCAGATTCTGGGTGTTTAAATCTATTATGTTTTTCATCAGCTTGACTTGCTTGTTCCTTTGGTCTATTTCTAGGATCATGTATTGATACAACTGCAGCAATAGCTGAAATTTCTTTAACACAGCCCTCTTTTTTAGCCTCTAAAATCATCCTAGAATCCCTGGGATCAATTGGATATTTTGACATTATCTTACCATCAGAGGTTAAAACCCAACTATCTCTATGTTTTTTAATTGCTCCAAGTTCTAATAGAAGGTCATATCCATCTTTTATACCCTTAGCTGGAGGAGTATCGATAAATGGGAAACTTTTAACATCGCTTAGTTTTAGGGATATCATTCTAAGTATTACTTCCCCTAAATTAGTTCTTTGTATTTCTGGAGGGGTAAACAGTGATCTTTTATTATAATCTGCTTCTGAGTAAAGCCTAATGCAGATACCATTCTCTACCCGACCACACCGTCCCTTTCTCTGATCTGCACTACTTTTAGATATTGGAGAAACTGGTAGCCCCATTGTTCTTGTTTGGTGGGAGTATTGGGAAATCCTTGCAACACCAGAGTCTATTACATATTTTATTCCAGGAATTGTTAATGATGTCTCTGCAATATTAGTACTAACTATTATCTTTCTCTTGTTTGTTCTTGTAAAAACAGCCT
Above is a genomic segment from Thiospirochaeta perfilievii containing:
- a CDS encoding alanine--tRNA ligase — its product is MKADDLRKKYIDFFVSNNHKEISGKSLLPENDPTVLFTTAGMHPLVPYILGEVHPAGKRLTNVQKCIRTGDIDDVGDATHLTFFEMLGNWSLGDYFKKEAINMSFNFLKDVIGIDINKLSVTVFEGDNDAPCDNDSIGYWKELGLPDSRIYKLPKGDNWWGPAGQTGPCGPDTEMFIDTGKEVCSPECIPGCGCGKYFEIWNNVFMQYDKQEDGSFKPLAMPCVDTGMGVERTITMLQGKKSVYQTELFIPLIEKIEELSGAKYGESEDTDMSIRIICDHIRTSTFIIGDEKGVQPSNVGQGYILRRLLRRAIRHGKKLGLEEKFISKPADIVIDMYKDQYPELNEKREFIFSVLEAEEDKFGLTLKKGEQEFSKLLPNLKKNPKLIIPGRVAFTLFDTYGFPLELTEELAKEEGMTVDRDGFDKAFEKHKELSKQGADKIFKGGMADDSVMSTKYHTATHLLHKALKIVLGDHVNQKGSNITSERLRFDFSHPDKMTKEEIQEVEALVNKAIEDKLPITMQTMTVEEAKDLGAMALFSSKYGEQVKVYKMGDFSLEVCGGPHIENTGDLGVFKIKKEQSSSAGVRRIKAVLL
- a CDS encoding flagellar motor switch protein FliG; this encodes MNQFKRGIKAYQSATKDNNPEVDEIDDNNYTPDQPKRDGLIKTVVKPIKDNKYQKVAKLLLVLGKEEASKVIKHLPPEEIELISMEITKIDRVSKSEASKLLEEFGKNSDLFNRNQGGIETARSILVSAFGQEKGNKILYSAVPDSADKPFSFLNDLDFRQRMLVLRKESASVLTIVLSYLSPKLASPIIESLPPDTQRDVVKRLSKLKRVSPQVISIIGESLKEKIKLLGNNEYQDIDGRGTLADILKHMDRDSENSILSKIEESDPFLGEVIRDRLYTIDIIYNIDTLDFQKIISELSDTDLVYLIKGESTEIQARIWSAMSEGRRALVKSEMDLIGLIKKSDADKKTKEFIELIHKKEADGDLRILGEDDWIY
- a CDS encoding ion transporter, with translation MLVEPRESFKKVIKILDAINPFLIIISIIGLFCEYTALKGFVLTPNKVISVIFVIDFAIRMISFNPKLYFLNGYGWVDLLASLPGIFFFLDNTPLLSIFKIIKVGRFFKIIRILRFLRVFNFLKRMKTDSVWVQDRIMKIGVSIVMIYVVGIIVIDNKVVTSLVERETRILEAQYYGVNYSVGDLVDLRNDIQFYTIDSVIYYPDGSILNDHTKVINLLKSELNNYIEINLGEGFFTTKDGIKLPNNGVVISQNKVTQYENYIMLALLTTLLLILTLIIFYMGYVFAKDVQILQLIIDSLEANDTMLLKQEAEIYRDENGELKVLNNEDEIISLLKACSNYVSEESYNSGDVLMDLTNYDNINSNNRDGSDIEGLISNLEYKIGENNNLIVEDTVKRLTPAIIKYIKKELKH
- a CDS encoding ATP-binding protein; this encodes MLKKILLSLIFNGLKEDSGLRDKSRSAVLNSISSIGIIILSIFAIYDVFKGEIIVTVITASTALLIAVSMVVVGITKKISIGTTFVSYIAYLFFSLLLYSHGAEKAGYFWMMLFPLVSIFFLGIIHGSILTSLFSISSYFIMFHIPSLKGLELIPEMATRALGGYVGVSFFTVAFEIIRIKAFEQLEVTTNDLVEKRRQTTMILSNVKQGIFLLDSELKLADERSTYFNELFGEPKDNQSFLDLIKDKLPQRDFVATKDYLELFFNKTVNPTLLSSINPIDKILMNFSANSSDISQVWLEFDFQRIKLKDGAIQILGLFKDVTERVLLEEQLEKEESESLKNMESLFQIIHVNPELMDEFLKDTNDEINKINELLKVESDDTGETINYIFSLVHSIKGNALLLGLNTVASKLQDFEEYIKELKDTNPTWRELLKLTVNLAELKHDINQINDLIDKIVSFQKKVGSDVKNKKYIFEESLKKSLNRLGIEHGKEVELDVTEYDNDLIPEKYRRLLKDSINQFIRNSLAHGIEDRDERVKRSKDPVGKIKLSLNKVGDKIVFSYMDDGAGLSINNIKKAAIEKKGFPVEKVKNMTSSEAVKLIFHPGFSTKKSVNNLAGQGIGMSVIKNHVESVGGKLNIKSSAGKFCEFRIVLHE
- a CDS encoding chemotaxis protein CheX, which translates into the protein MDTKYIEPFIEATINIFKEFYGEEPILKTPFLFDKNEDLGWDLSAVIGIAGETKGVITLSFPKDLIIKLTEKLVGYPIEDLDDDVVDSTGEVVNIIAGNAKKGLEQFRLVISLPSIVKGNNHKIAWPTNHNMPIISIPFETSMGLFHVSVGLENIIK
- a CDS encoding response regulator; translation: MKILVVDDSRIMRNIVKNSLLSDKKANHEFVEADNGVDAFNIIEKENIDILLVDWNMPHLNGLDLVKELRSLPKHAKLPIIMITSEAAKYNVIEAVKAGVNDYMIKPIKDDKLLEKIDQVLESVK